A stretch of Triticum aestivum cultivar Chinese Spring chromosome 1D, IWGSC CS RefSeq v2.1, whole genome shotgun sequence DNA encodes these proteins:
- the LOC123182283 gene encoding SAC3 family protein A isoform X4 has translation MASHGAAPAAGSDSTRVEVSGTGQTNQPAYPPLVSGDHSWSSTTGAAAAGSWNYPVANQSQDAVYYDPQRDVSVSGDNQNVASSAPPAVQSTMGLTNASHSHVPYSSSLQHGYNPAEYANYYYNYPQATNSCSVQQGGANQHSGAAYQPLTSFQNSGSYVDPTSNTYYNAGGHQTAPGYATTNYYYQTDTRNDGSSGNNYAQSYQNYPSSDTNAAQSSSTVPANSFSYQQQYNQWPYYYNHSVPTPAGNPVAGSSNIDNTVVNTTSGYSYPSTEPPPPGTTPWKSNSSASVAPPVQAPSVPEPQNQYVQQAQLTPGFQNQYAYQAPGVPMSQNYYANQAPAYPQNNMNVNQVPLNNHGDQQKSPNMQGSLTTGIFSSENKTQIPTIPRIAPGFSMVIPKSEKKTVGADLAKKPAYVSVSVPKNDVKAVQHGSDAITSKAISNGTLLTKNWDTEPLIPLPENLLTMTETSSASNSSSLPNSTPRRRLKSRWEPVPEEKVTEKVEPLAKPLMNGNTHNNLKAQNRMGDSWNLGKSLQSPHAPSNKITHRLSKKQKMGSYSSVVQNGDNSSDSDKEKDLTKYYANASALANSPEEKKRREHRSKRFEKSKDSSSKSRNSAVNKGAVAHIHTRRPISALVTGSYKDGSSLAVEDMDWDALTVKGTCQEIEKRYLRLTSAPDPSTVRPEHVLEKALSMVETSQKNYLYKCDQLKSIRQDLTVQRIQNELTVKVYETHARLALQAGDLAEFNQCQSQLKRLYREGNNGCYFEFSAYNLLCVMLHSNNKRDLLSSMASLSKEAKQDGAVKHALAVHAAVSSGNYVIFFKLYKQGPNLNSCLMDLYVERMRFEAIKCMSRSYRPTVPVGYVAQVLGFLPNGDDRSEECEIWLKAHGAVLSVDNGGELQIDTKASSSTLFMPEPENAVAHGDASLAVNDFFARTS, from the exons ATGGCCAGCCACGGGGCTGCACCGGCCGCTGGATCCGACTCCACGCGCGTCGAG GTCAGCGGCACAGGCCAGACAAACCAGCCTGCTTATCCGCCTTTAGTTTCTGGGGATCATTCATGGTCCTCTACGACTGGCGCAGCAGCAGCAGGTTCGTGGAACTATCCAGTGGCCAATCAAAGTCAAGACGCAGTATACTATGATCCACAAAGGGATGTATCGGTTTCAGGAGATAATCAAAATGTGGCAAGCAGTGCGCCTCCTGCTGTACAGTCGACTATGGGCTTGACAAATGCGAGTCATTCTCATGTGCCTTACTCAAGTTCACTTCAGCATGGCTACAATCCTGCAGAATATGCAAACTATTACTATAACTACCCACAAGCAACAAATAGTTGTTCTGTGCAGCAAGGAGGAGCAAACCAACATTCAGGTGCAGCTTATCAGCCTCTTACTTCATTTCAGAATTCTGGGTCTTACGTTGATCCTACAAGTAACACATATTACAATGCTGGTGGTCACCAGACTGCGCCAGGATATGCAACCACCAACTATTATTATCAGACTGACACTCGTAACGATGGAAGCTCAGGAAACAATTATGCCCAGTCATACCAGAACTACCCATCCTCCGATACCAATGCAGCCCAAAGTTCCAGTACAGTGCCTGCCAATTCTTTCTCATATCAGCAACAGTACAACCAGTGGCCATATTATTACAATCACTCTGTGCCAACTCCTGCTGGCAATCCAGTTGCTGGGAGCAGCAACATAGATAATACAGTCGTTAACACCACTTCTGGTTACTCTTATCCTAGTACGGAGCCACCTCCGCCGGGTACTACGCCATGGAAAAGTAATTCAAGCGCTTCTGTTGCACCTCCTGTACAG GCTCCAAGCGTTCCAGAACCTCAAAATCAATACGTCCAACAAGCGCAACTAACTCCAGGGTTCCAAAACCAGTATGCCTATCAGGCACCAGGTGTCCCAATGTCTCAGAACTATTACGCCAACCAGGCACCAGCATACCCACAAAACAATATGAATGTGAATCAAGTACCTTTGAACAACCATGGTGATCAACAGAAGAGT CCAAATATGCAGGGTTCTTTGACGACAGGTATTTTCAGTAGCGAAAACAAAACACAGATTCCAACCATTCCTCGAATTGCTCCAGGTTTCTCTATGGTAATTCCAAAGAGTGAGAAGAAAACTGTAGGTGCTGATTTGGCAAAGAAACCTGCCTATGTTAGTGTTTCTGTGCCCAAGAACGATGTCAAAGCAGTTCAACATGGTTCAGACGCT ATCACAAGCAAAGCTATTAGCAATGGAACCCTCCTTACTAAGAACTGGGACACTGAACCGCTCATTCCTTTGCCAGAGAATCTTTTGACCATGACCGAAACAAG CAGTGCAAGCAATTCAAGTTCCTTGCCAAACTCTACCCCTAGAAGACGTTTGAAAAGTAGGTGGGAGCCTGTTCCGGAGGAAAAGGTTACTGAAAAGGTGGAGCCACTAGCAAAACCATTGATGAATGGGAACACCCACAATAATTTAAAAGCCCAAAACAGGATG GGTGATAGTTGGAATTTAGGGAAGTCTCTCCAGTCTCCACATGCACCTTCAAACAAAATCACCCACCGGCTTTCAAAGAAGCAAAAGATGGGTAGTTATTCAAGTGTGGTACAAAATGGAGACAATTCAAGTGATAGTGACAAGGAGAAGGATCTGACCAAATATTACGCCAATGCATCTGCATTAGCAAATTCACCAGAGGAAAAGAAACGCAGGGAGCACAGATCTAAGCGTTTTGAGAAGAGTAAGGATTCATCATCAAAATCAAGAAATTCTGCAGTGAATAAAGGTGCCGTGGCTCATATACATACAAGAAGACCTATTTCAGCTCTTGTTACTGGAAGTTATAAAGATGGCAGCAGCTTGGCTGTCGAGGATATGGATTGGGATGCACTGACAGTCAAGGGAACATGTCAGGAAATTGAGAAACGATATCTACGCCTCACATCAGCGCCTGATCCTTCCACG GTAAGACCAGAACATGTCTTGGAGAAGGCGCTTTCCATGGTTGAAACATCTCAAAAGAATTATCTTTACAAGTGTGATCAACTGAAATCTATTCGCCAAGATCTTACGGTTCAGAGGATCCAGAATGAACTGACTGTGAAG GTTTATGAAACTCATGCGCGTTTAGCATTGCAAGCTGGTGATCTAGCTGAATTTAACCAG TGCCAGTCACAACTGAAGAGGCTATATAGAGAGGGAAACAATGGTTGTTATTTTGAATTCTCTGCCTACAATTTGCTCTGCGTCATGCTACACTCTAATAACAAACGAGACCTGCTGTCATCAATGGCAAG CTTATCAAAAGAAGCCAAACAAGATGGAGCTGTCAAGCATGCCCTTGCAGTTCATGCTGCTGTTTCATCTGGCAATTATGTGATATTTTTCAAATTATACAAGCAGGGGCCCAACTTGAACTCTTGCCTCATGG ATCTATATGTGGAGAGGATGCGTTTCGAGGCTATAAAATGTATGTCTAGATCATATCGCCCCACAGTACCTGTGGGGTATGTTGCACAGGTTTTGGGATTCTTGCCGAATGGGGATGACAGATCGGAAGAATGTGAAATATGGTTAAAAGCACATGGTGCTGTTCTTTCAGTGGATAACGGTGGAGAATTGCAGATAGACACAAAG GCTTCTTCTAGTACGCTTTTCATGCCGGAGCCAGAGAATGCAGTTGCACATGGTGATGCGTCACTTGCAGTTAACGACTTCTTTGCACGTACATCGTAG